The following are encoded together in the Pseudanabaena sp. FACHB-2040 genome:
- a CDS encoding dienelactone hydrolase family protein, producing the protein MEDFLTFDFASESFLPRRVYRKGSGPAVVILHELPGMIPECVDLARRIADAGFTVYLPLLFGEPNRPFSGLKMAGNMVELCISQEFYCFARYQSSPITDWLRALCRKAHVDCGGRGVGVIGMCLTGGFVLSLMADSTVIAPVASQPSLPFGLTADAKAALGVYPDELEGAKARAAQGIPLLALRYSEDALCPPEKFAALRQAFGDTPEVVEDSPELCWRRGKSLETLEINSSPGNPFEIPANSHAVLTLGYQEAGHPAYRVFQRVVAFLKEQHFQ; encoded by the coding sequence ATGGAAGACTTTTTAACCTTCGACTTTGCCAGCGAGAGCTTTTTGCCTCGGCGAGTCTACCGCAAGGGCAGCGGGCCTGCCGTAGTCATTCTGCATGAGCTGCCCGGCATGATTCCCGAATGTGTAGATCTGGCGCGACGAATTGCAGATGCCGGGTTCACAGTCTATCTACCGCTGCTGTTTGGTGAACCCAATCGGCCCTTCTCCGGGCTGAAGATGGCGGGCAACATGGTTGAACTCTGTATCAGCCAGGAGTTTTATTGCTTTGCCCGATACCAGTCCAGCCCCATTACCGACTGGCTGCGAGCATTATGCCGCAAGGCCCATGTTGACTGCGGCGGACGGGGGGTGGGGGTAATCGGCATGTGTCTGACCGGTGGCTTTGTGCTGTCGCTGATGGCCGACTCAACGGTGATTGCCCCAGTGGCCAGTCAGCCTTCGCTACCCTTTGGCCTAACCGCTGACGCAAAAGCTGCTCTGGGCGTGTATCCCGACGAGCTAGAAGGGGCCAAGGCCAGGGCTGCCCAGGGTATACCGCTGCTGGCCCTGCGCTATTCGGAAGACGCCCTCTGTCCACCCGAAAAGTTTGCTGCCCTACGTCAGGCCTTTGGCGATACGCCCGAAGTGGTGGAAGACAGCCCCGAACTCTGCTGGCGACGCGGCAAAAGCCTGGAAACCCTGGAAATCAACTCCAGCCCCGGCAACCCCTTTGAAATTCCAGCTAACTCCCACGCAGTTTTGACTCTGGGCTACCAAGAAGCAGGCCACCCAGCCTACCGAGTATTTCAGCGGGTGGTTGCTTTTCTTAAGGAGCAGCATTTTCAGTAG